A single Lactuca sativa cultivar Salinas chromosome 8, Lsat_Salinas_v11, whole genome shotgun sequence DNA region contains:
- the LOC111882377 gene encoding expansin-B3 — protein sequence MALISYTNSYIGKICVAMTWWFAAVVFQSLEISGGPIMNSVNSHWRPATATWYGSPEGDGSDGGACGYGSLVDVKPFRARVGAVSPILFKAGEGCGACYKVKCLDKSICSRRAVTVIITDECPGGYCSGGNTHFDLSGAAFGRMAVSGDHNQLRNRGVLNIVYRRTPCKYPGRNIAFHVNEGSTNYWLSLLVEFEGGDGDVGSMHIREARSTEWLEMSHVWGANWVIVRGPLRGPFSVKLTTLSTKRTLSARDVIPGNWAVKATYTSRLNFSP from the exons ATGGCGCTTATATCATACACCAACAGCTACATTGGCAAAATATGTGTTGCTATGACGTGGTGGTTTGCGGCTGTGGTGTTTCAGAGTTTGGAGATCTCCGGTGGGCCGATTATGAACTCCGTCAACTCACATTGGCGTCCGGCCACCGCGACGTGGTACGGCAGTCCAGAAGGCGATGGAAGCGATG GTGGCGCGTGTGGATACGGATCTCTGGTTGATGTGAAGCCATTTAGAGCGCGTGTAGGAGCAGTGAGTCCAATTCTGTTTAAGGCGGGTGAAGGATGTGGGGCATGTTATAAAGTCAAGTGTTTAGATAAATCAATCTGTTCTCGCCGGGCGGTGACCGTTATTATCACCGACGAATGTCCCGGCGGTTACTGCTCCGGCGGAAACACCCATTTTGACCTCAGCGGCGCCGCCTTTGGTCGCATGGCGGTTTCCGGCGATCACAACCAGCTCCGTAACCGCGGCGTACTGAACATCGTTTATCGCCG gaCACCATGCAAATATCCAGGAAGAAACATTGCATTTCACGTAAACGAAGGATCTACAAATTACTGGCTTTCACTTCTGGTCGAATTCGAGGGTGGAGATGGGGATGTTGGATCGATGCATATCAGAGAG GCGAGGTCAACAGAGTGGCTAGAAATGAGCCATGTTTGGGGAGCGAACTGGGTGATAGTTCGAGGACCTCTCAGAGGACCATTTTCCGTCAAACTCACCACCCTGTCCACCAAAAGGACTCTGTCAGCAAGGGATGTGATTCCCGGAAATTGGGCAGTCAAAGCCACTTATACGTCCCGTCTTAACTTTTCCCCTTAA